From Haloarcula hispanica ATCC 33960, the proteins below share one genomic window:
- a CDS encoding MBL fold metallo-hydrolase: protein MTVESDWDDWLPRAVESATPDGLAIWYLGCNGFIVKSSGGTTVFIDPYLGTGDPPRTVRMVPVPFNPEDITECDAVLGTHEHTDHVHGPSQAPILAGTGADYYTTDSGHDVIREEAWLENYSVTDDQLHEVTEGDTLEIGDLTVHVEPANDPDAEHPVSYVFEHDAGTFFHGGDARPGEFESVGERYDIDVGVLAFGTVGMIDDKETGEPTRTQWYNDENMIIEAANELQLDTLIPTHWDMWKGMTTEPTVLHNHANSFAHPSTLSIVEIGDRYDLD from the coding sequence ATGACAGTCGAATCTGATTGGGACGACTGGCTCCCGCGTGCGGTGGAGTCGGCGACACCCGACGGACTGGCGATCTGGTATCTGGGCTGTAACGGCTTCATCGTGAAATCCAGTGGCGGGACGACCGTCTTCATCGACCCGTATCTCGGCACGGGCGACCCGCCGCGAACCGTCCGGATGGTCCCAGTGCCGTTCAATCCCGAAGATATCACCGAGTGCGACGCGGTTCTGGGTACCCACGAGCATACCGACCACGTTCACGGGCCGTCACAAGCGCCGATTCTCGCCGGGACGGGCGCGGACTACTATACGACTGACAGTGGTCACGACGTTATCCGAGAGGAGGCGTGGCTGGAGAACTATAGCGTCACCGACGACCAGCTCCACGAAGTCACGGAGGGGGACACGCTCGAAATCGGCGACCTGACAGTTCACGTCGAACCGGCCAACGATCCCGACGCCGAGCACCCGGTGTCGTACGTGTTCGAACACGACGCCGGTACGTTCTTCCACGGCGGCGACGCCCGCCCCGGCGAGTTCGAGTCTGTCGGCGAGCGCTACGACATTGACGTCGGCGTTCTCGCGTTCGGGACGGTCGGGATGATCGACGACAAGGAGACCGGCGAACCGACGCGAACGCAGTGGTACAACGACGAGAACATGATTATCGAAGCCGCGAACGAACTCCAGCTGGACACCCTCATCCCGACCCACTGGGACATGTGGAAGGGAATGACGACGGAGCCGACCGTCCTGCACAACCACGCCAACAGCTTCGCGCATCCCTCGACGCTTTCAATCGTTGAAATCGGCGACCGGTACGATCTCGACTGA